In a genomic window of Vicia villosa cultivar HV-30 ecotype Madison, WI unplaced genomic scaffold, Vvil1.0 ctg.000150F_1_1_1, whole genome shotgun sequence:
- the LOC131624713 gene encoding non-specific lipid-transfer protein 1-like has protein sequence MGNFKLACVVMMLITLLYAQNGAAVSCGQVTSSLVPCMGYVQNGGAVSPRCCYGIRGLVNGARTTADRRAACSCLKSAAASLKRINVGYVAALPGKCGVNIPYKISASTNCASIR, from the exons ATGGGCAACTTCAAGTTAGCATGTGTTGTTATGATGTTGATCACTTTGCTGTATGCACAAAATGGTGCTGCAGTTTCATGTGGACAAGTCACTAGTAGCCTTGTGCCATGCATGGGTTATGTTCAGAATGGTGGTGCTGTTTCGCCGCGTTGTTGTTATGGCATTAGAGGGTTAGTTAACGGGGCTAGGACCACGGCTGACCGTCGTGCCGCTTGCTCTTGCTTGAAGTCAGCTGCTGCTTCTCTCAAAAGAATCAATGTAGGCTATGTTGCTGCACTCCCCGGCAAATGTGGGGTTAATATCCCTTACAAGATTAGTGCTTCCACCAACTGTGCTAG taTTAGGTAA